The following coding sequences lie in one Lolium perenne isolate Kyuss_39 chromosome 2, Kyuss_2.0, whole genome shotgun sequence genomic window:
- the LOC127330957 gene encoding uncharacterized protein has translation MPTVRRRNPDVHVKALEGIVSANTFLTVAVFIGITGTITASSTVPTNCVAGDDIARNFFLFEILSFGFYLLSSLVAQGMKLLVTLLAAGDDFYGDGEQKPVMTDDCEEMPAWRAAGPRERRRAVLRYARPMMLLAAVCSIMGTFFLLLSMIDAIQLKFGILSCNIPITVGATFALCVLAVTGLVFYGSTVAYALTNYMP, from the coding sequence ATgccgacggtgcggcggcggaACCCGGACGTGCACGTGAAGGCGCTGGAGGGGATCGTGTCCGCCAACACCTTCCTCACGGTGGCCGTCTTCATCGGCATCACTGGCACCATCACGGCCTCCTCCACCGTGCCCACCAACTGCGTCGCCGGCGACGACATCGCCCGCAACTTCTTCCTCTTCGAGATCCTCTCCTTCGGCTTCTACCTCCTGTCCAGCTTGGTGGCGCAGGGGATGAAGCTCTTAGTCACGCTGCTGGCCGCCGGCGACGACTTCTACGGCGACGGCGAGCAGAAGCCGGTCATGACCGACGACTGCGAGGAGATGCCGGCGTGGCGCGCCGCTGGGCCCCGGGAGCGGCGCCGCGCCGTGCTGCGGTACGCCCGGCCCATGATGCTGCTCGCGGCGGTCTGCTCCATCATGGGCACCTTCTTCCTGCTGCTCTCCATGATCGACGCCATCCAGCTCAAGTTCGGGATCCTCTCGTGCAACATCCCGATCACCGTCGGCGCCACGTTCGCGCTCTGCGTGCTCGCCGTCACCGGCCTGGTCTTCTACGGGAGCACCGTCGCCTACGCTCTCACCAACTACATGCCGTGA